From Salvia splendens isolate huo1 chromosome 16, SspV2, whole genome shotgun sequence, a single genomic window includes:
- the LOC121772735 gene encoding uncharacterized protein LOC121772735 gives MREKSAWFLGANPIVHSWFKILMMCVFLGILIVWGIDGLSMSPFQNDFVVVKLDTAAEATIPFKDFSFRNRSIKFQPKLEYHDQIDLNLTNQILAETHPSVDQITPQPLDLVGNRTLNVSISITFSNSSPNVSADSSKSWTGMNTSSSPRVLSWISAELEANYSSHLIANWLEPGGEACKDSKTVDVKVAGLDGNENVELVAGEIHEFVFQAVDEAGEPRCLGGDYFETDLSGEKWKSRPPVKDMGNGTYSFSLQVHPDFAGDYNLTIILLYRHYEGLKFSPSKFVLDKVVRLVPITFVRSALHLPKIRQCRWSDYTRDVWSGRWTRHAKNENCAISYDGRYRCQSPSFPCQQPWCSGPLGVLESNGWVYSAQCSFKLYRSREAWKCLNGRWIFWWGDSNHCDTIRNILHFILDVTDVPTVPRLFDMNITNPRNASQMVRFTSIFNGHWNHTGNYQGLNSLINEDYRETLKGYFSQSVVPDTVIMNSGLHDGIYWSTIRNFIKGANYAAKFWKEVMEGVRQRGLQPPEVIYRTTVATGGYARSMAFNPHKMEVFNGVVVDKLRHYGLLDRVIDDFDMTYPWHFDNRCNDGVHYGRAPLKARWRDGQVGHQYFVDLMLGHVVINALCVRPEHSSV, from the coding sequence ATGAGGGAGAAATCTGCATGGTTTCTGGGGGCAAACCCCATAGTTCATTCATGGTTCAAGATTTTGATGATGTGTGTGTTTCTTGGAATCTTGATTGTGTGGGGGATTGATGGTTTGAGCATGAGCCCATTCCAGAATGATTTTGTTGTGGTGAAGCTCGACACTGCCGCAGAAGCTACAATACCCTTTAAAGATTTCAGCTTTAGGAATCGTTCCATTAAGTTTCAGCCCAAATTGGAATATCATGACCAGATTGATTTGAACCTCACCAACCAGATTTTGGCAGAAACTCATCCAAGTGTTGATCAGATTACCCCTCAGCCTCTTGATTTGGTTGGAAATCGAACTCTCAATGTGTCGATTTCGATTACGTTTTCGAATTCGAGCCCTAATGTTTCAGCTGATTCTAGCAAGAGTTGGACAGGGATGAACACTTCTTCAAGCCCTAGGGTTTTGTCTTGGATTTCGGCTGAGCTGGAGGCGAATTACTCGTCTCATCTCATTGCAAACTGGCTGGAACCGGGCGGTGAGGCGTGTAAGGATTCCAAAACTGTGGATGTTAAGGTTGCTGGATTGGATGGAAATGAGAATGTGGAGTTGGTGGCTGGTGAAATCCATGAGTTTGTGTTCCAAGCTGTTGATGAGGCAGGGGAGCCTCGTTGTTTGGGTGGAGATTACTTTGAGACCGATCTTTCGGGTGAGAAGTGGAAGTCTAGGCCTCCGGTGAAGGACATGGGCAACGGGACATACTCGTTTTCGCTCCAAGTCCATCCTGATTTTGCTGGTGACTACAATCTGACCATCATTTTGTTGTATAGGCACTACGAGGGTCTCAAGTTTTCGCCTTCCAAGTTTGTGCTGGACAAGGTTGTTCGCTTGGTTCCAATCACGTTCGTTAGGTCTGCGTTGCATTTGCCCAAGATCAGGCAATGCAGGTGGAGTGACTACACGAGGGATGTCTGGTCCGGTCGTTGGACAAGGCATGCTAAGAACGAAAACTGTGCGATTAGCTATGATGGTAGGTATAGGTGCCAAAGCCCGAGCTTCCCCTGCCAGCAGCCGTGGTGTAGTGGTCCATTAGGCGTGCTGGAGAGCAACGGGTGGGTGTACTCGGCCCAATGCTCGTTCAAGCTCTACAGGAGCCGGGAGGCGTGGAAGTGCTTGAACGGCCGCTGGATCTTCTGGTGGGGGGACTCGAACCACTGCGACACCATCCGTAACATCCTGCATTTTATCTTGGATGTGACCGACGTTCCCACCGTTCCAAGGCTGTTCGACATGAACATCACAAATCCGAGAAACGCGTCTCAAATGGTGCGGTTCACGAGCATATTCAACGGCCATTGGAACCACACTGGGAACTACCAAGGTTTGAACTCGTTGATCAACGAGGACTACCGGGAGACGTTGAAGGGATACTTCTCTCAAAGTGTCGTCCCCGACACCGTGATCATGAACTCGGGTTTGCACGACGGGATATACTGGTCCACCATCCGGAACTTCATCAAGGGCGCGAACTACGCTGCCAAGTTTTGGAAGGAGGTGATGGAGGGGGTGAGGCAGAGGGGGCTGCAGCCCCCGGAGGTCATATATCGGACCACCGTAGCCACAGGAGGCTATGCTAGGTCGATGGCGTTTAACCCTCACAAGATGGAGGTGTTCAATGGGGTGGTGGTGGACAAGCTGAGGCATTATGGCTTGCTCGATCGGGTCATCGACGATTTTGACATGACATACCCGTGGCACTTTGACAATAGGTGCAACGACGGGGTGCACTATGGGCGCGCCCCGTTGAAGGCCAGGTGGCGCGATGGACAGGTCGGCCACCAGTACTTCGTGGACCTCATGCTCGGGCACGTGGTGATCAACGCACTCTGCGTAAGGCCCGAGCATTCATCCGTGTGA